The Petrotoga sp. 9PW.55.5.1 DNA window TGGATGCAGCGTTTTATGCTGCAGACGGGGTAGTCGGTTCTATTCCCCTTCCTCGAAGGGGTGGATGCGGCGNTTTGTGCTGCAGACGGNGGTAGTCGGTTCTATTCCCCTTCCTCGAAGGGGTGGATGCAGCGTTTTATGCTGCAGACGGGGTAGTCACTCTTTAATTTGCTAAAAGCAAATTGATTCACTCACAGTATACTACTAAAGTATACACCACAACAAAAACAAAACTAATTTTCCCACTCAAACACCACAAAACATCGAATTATCCGGCAATAAAACAAGCTCTTGCAAAAAGGTATACGAAATAGTATACACCTCAAAAACCCCATATTTTTAACTAAAACATCAAACATAAACACCACCAAACAACGATACACAGTAAAATATAAACGCTTCACATCTCAGCTTATCCTTAACTTTTATACCCATTTCACCAAAAAAGTCTATCGGAGATAACATAAGTATACCATTTTTATCTTTCTCAGATGAGCTGTTGAAATTAAAATTTACCTCAAAAAGGGGAATTTAAGCTAATTCCCCTTCCTCGAAGGGGTGGATGCAGCGTTTTATGCTGCAGACGGGGTAGTCACTCTTTAATTTGCTAAAAGCAAATTGATTCACTCACCGTATACTACTAAAGTATACACCAAAACAAAAACAAAACTAATTCTCTCGCTAAAACAACACAAAACACCAAAATATCCGGCAATAAAACAGTCTCTCCTAAAAAGGTATACAAAATAGTATACACCTCAAAAACCCCATATTTTTGACTAAAAAATCTAACACAAACGCCATCAAACAACAACTAACACAAAAAAGTAACGAATTCAATCTCGATTTTTCCCTCAACTTTTATACTCATTTTACCAAAAAAGTCTATCGGAGATAACATAAGTATACCATTTTTATATTTCTCGGATGAGTTGCTGAAAATGAAATTCTCCTTCCTCGAAGGTGGAAATATAATAAAAATTCGCCTTCTGTGAAGGTAAATCAAAAGCAACTAAATCATTCATGGATGAAATGGAAATAACTCATGAGTTTGGATACAAGAACAATCCTAATTCACAAGCATTCATTGAATCACACCATTCAAGTCTTGAAAGAGAGTTTGTTCAACTGAATTCTTTTGAAAATATTGAAGATGTTTTTCAAGCTTACAANGCATATATGTTCTTTTATCATAACTTAAGACCACACGGTTCTTTGAATTATATGACACCTAGTGAATTTAGTAGAACCTTTTCTGATGATAATAATTTTTTTAATTCCAAAACCATTTTTGTGAAAAAGTAAGATTTCTTTATTTATTCTCCAATAACTGGGGGTGAGGCTGCTCATCTTTAGATTTCCTTTTATACTTCGCACTACCATGTCCTCTATGTTTTGAAAGCGGCTCCTCGCATTTATGTATTATTTCCCCAGTAGTTTTATCCTTTACAATTTCCTTATAATAGTCATCCTTTCGGTTTATATGCCTTTTTATATGAGACCATTTCCCAGATTTTCTATATAAGTCATCTCCAACTTTAAATTCTTTGACAGGCCTCCTAAATCCATTTTCTTTTATTTTTCCTTTAATTTGATCGTGCAATTCTATTTTGTCTTCGAGAATTACTACTATATTCCTTTTCTTACCGCCACAGTTTGGGCAAACTTTATCATCTTCGGGTAATTTTTCTCTACAATCTTTACAGTATATCTCTTTCATCTTCGATGTCTTTCTCCCCCTCGTATAATAGTAAATTGAGAAATACATTTTTCCTTGGTCCTAAGATAGACTTTTTCTTTTGTTTTTTTATTCTTTTTTCTTTCATTCTTCTCCAATCTCCATAAGGGATAATTACGTCATTATATAATGATTTCTCTGTTTTCCTAATTTATTATTTATTTTCTCATCATTTTTCTCGCAAAAATCGCTATTAAATATGCAGATAAGAAAACACCGACAAAAGATATAATTCCTGCTAAAACTCTCATCCAATTACCTACTGGAATAAAATCACCATACCCTAAAGTAAAAAAAGTAATTATTGTAAAATATAAACTATCTCCGAAAGATATGTGATTATTAATATTTGTAAGTTCTTTTGTATCATATGAATATTCCAAACTATTGGGAATAATATTTGCTGAAATAAATACTATTATAGAAAAAAATAATACAAAACCTATCATTCTTCCGATTATTTTAGAATAACTCTCCCCGTAATTACTTATGTTAAATATAAAGTTTTCTAAACTCCTAAAAAGTTTTTTTATAAATATGTTTTTTTTGAAGATTTCAAAAGATTTATTAAATATATTATCAATAAATAAATCTATTTTTCCAATATAACTCTTTTTATATTTTATCTTTTTATATTTACTATTGAAATAATCTTCTATATCATACATTTTATTTTCATTAAATATTTCATTTGTTAAAGAAATATTAATTATTAAATATTCATCTTTTTTATCATTTGAAAATTTGTTAATATTAGATCCAGTTTCTTTATTTTTATTATAAAAGTTTTTATAAAAACAATCATATATGTCAAGAAGTTTAGTCTGATTACCATAATTAATTATTTTATTAAACAAAATATCTAAACTCATTCTTTTTAAAATATCATATTTTTTAGCTATTACAAACTTTCCCATGTTAAGGAAATTAGTGAAATCAATTATATCTAAATCATCAAAATTATAATTAAATTTAAAAACTTTATTATTATAACTTTTATCAAAATCAATATTTTGTACTAATTCTGGATTAAAATAAAAATATGTATCAAAAATCGATTCATAAAAAGAAATTAAATTATATTTCCCATTTGAAAATGTAGTTTTATATGAGTTAAAAATGCAATTTTTAAATATAATATTATCTATATTTTCTTCTATATTTCTATTATAATATAATTGCATAGTATTAGATGAAAAATAAACACTTTCAAATTTGGCATAATTTATTTTACAATTATTAATTCTAAAATTATTACCTTCAAAATATGTTGAGGAGGATATATCAATTTTATTTAAATAAGATGCTTCTAATATAAAAGATTTTTTTATTGATGAAAGCTTGATCAAAAGTTTACCTACTTCTGTTTTGGTCATTTTTAATTCTGATATATTTGTTTCGATCATTTTTAATTCTAATATATAGGTATCATCAAAAAATATCTCTTTAATAGTATTTTCAGAAATAAAGAAATCATCAATCAAACATTTATGAAAAGAAATATTATTTATCATCTCAAATCCTTCTAATTTTATATCTATTAAATTAGAATATACTTTCATAAACTCTTTCTTAGAATTGTTTACATTTAAAATATCTAAATTCTGAAATTTAATACTTTCAAAATTTACATTTTTTATAATATATTGTTTATCTTCTTCAAAAAAAATTTTTAAATCGCTAACTTCTTTCAAATTAAAAATTACTTTATCAGCATGTTTTATATCAACCGATTTAATTGAGCAATTTTGAAACTCTAAAAACTCTAAATCTTCGAATACTATTTTTTTATTAATTTCTATGTTATTAAAAATAATTTGTTTTATTTTATTTTTATTAATTAGTTCAATTGCTTTTTCAATATTCTTCTGTATTATTCCTTTAAATTCTTCCTTCTTTTTATTACAATTTTTTTTAATATCCGATTTAGTTATTAAAAAACAATAATCTTTATTATTATTATTATTATTTATTTCTTCTAAACTCAAATTATCAAATATATCTATACAAATACACTTATTAGTCATAATTCTCCCTCCTATACTTCAAAAAATCTTATAACCATAAATTTTTATTTTACCATTTACAAGATTCTCATTGGAGTATTCTGCCGAGCTTAAACTCTATACAGTGGCATCAAAAGCTATTTTGGGTAACTATAAAACTGTGCCAAAATCCAAGGATATCCTTAAACAACTAGATGAACTTCAAGTAAAAAAGAATACCCTCATGCAAGAGTATTCTAAGTCAAATCAATTGTTTTCTGAGCTTATAAATTATCAGAAGAACTATGATAAACATATGGGAAGAGAAGTAGAGAGATAAGTTCTATCCCTACCAAGTACTTGGCTTATTTTCAATTCCATATTCAATAAGGTCTTGAATGTTTTCTTCTATGTCACGGTAAACATATTTGCTAGTTTTATGTTCAGATTTAAAGCACTTTACATGCTTTGATAGGTCAACGCCTGGTATATAAACATGGTCAAATGGATTATCTCCTTCATCGTCTTGCTCTCCCGACGAATTTTCTAGCTTATTAATATAAATACCGACAATCCCCTTATTCAATTCATAAGCCTTTTTTATTTCATAGTTTATCCATTTTCTATTAGATGTCTTTGCTCCGATAAGAACAACCA harbors:
- a CDS encoding zinc ribbon domain-containing protein, translated to MKEIYCKDCREKLPEDDKVCPNCGGKKRNIVVILEDKIELHDQIKGKIKENGFRRPVKEFKVGDDLYRKSGKWSHIKRHINRKDDYYKEIVKDKTTGEIIHKCEEPLSKHRGHGSAKYKRKSKDEQPHPQLLENK
- a CDS encoding potassium channel family protein, giving the protein MTNKCICIDIFDNLSLEEINNNNNNKDYCFLITKSDIKKNCNKKKEEFKGIIQKNIEKAIELINKNKIKQIIFNNIEINKKIVFEDLEFLEFQNCSIKSVDIKHADKVIFNLKEVSDLKIFFEEDKQYIIKNVNFESIKFQNLDILNVNNSKKEFMKVYSNLIDIKLEGFEMINNISFHKCLIDDFFISENTIKEIFFDDTYILELKMIETNISELKMTKTEVGKLLIKLSSIKKSFILEASYLNKIDISSSTYFEGNNFRINNCKINYAKFESVYFSSNTMQLYYNRNIEENIDNIIFKNCIFNSYKTTFSNGKYNLISFYESIFDTYFYFNPELVQNIDFDKSYNNKVFKFNYNFDDLDIIDFTNFLNMGKFVIAKKYDILKRMSLDILFNKIINYGNQTKLLDIYDCFYKNFYNKNKETGSNINKFSNDKKDEYLIINISLTNEIFNENKMYDIEDYFNSKYKKIKYKKSYIGKIDLFIDNIFNKSFEIFKKNIFIKKLFRSLENFIFNISNYGESYSKIIGRMIGFVLFFSIIVFISANIIPNSLEYSYDTKELTNINNHISFGDSLYFTIITFFTLGYGDFIPVGNWMRVLAGIISFVGVFLSAYLIAIFARKMMRK
- a CDS encoding TIR domain-containing protein, giving the protein MTKRQVFFSFHYDNDSWRAAQIKNMGKVSESSTFSANDWEEVKEEGDSKIEAWIDEQMAKRSCLVVLIGAKTSNRKWINYEIKKAYELNKGIVGIYINKLENSSGEQDDEGDNPFDHVYIPGVDLSKHVKCFKSEHKTSKYVYRDIEENIQDLIEYGIENKPSTW